A window of Streptomyces sp. Je 1-332 genomic DNA:
GTCAAGGCCCAGTCGGTGATGGAGAGTTGCTCGGCGGACGCGGACGGCGGCGCGGTGCACAGGTAAGGCGGACGGAGGGCCGATGGCAACGGAATCCGAGGCTTCAGCGGCGGAGGGCGCCGGCGGGGATGTCGCCCTGGCCTCGGCGCGGGGCCGCTGGGTCCTGGTCTGCGCCGTGCTCGCGTCGGGCATGGCGATGCTGGACGGCACAGTGGTGAACGTCGCCCTGCCCACCCTCGGCCGTGACCTGGACACGTCGCTCGCATCCCTGCAGTGGGTCGTCAACGCCTACATGCTCACGCTCTCGGCGCTGCTGCTGCTCGGCGGAGCGCTCGGCGACCGCATCGGACGGCGGCGCACCCTGATCATCGGCGTGGTGTGGTTCGCCCTGGCCTCCGCGCTCTGCGGGCTCGCGCAGAACGCGGGGATGCTCATCGCGGCGCGGGCGTTGCAGGGCATCGGCGGCGCGCTCCTGACGCCGGGGTCGCTCGCCCTGGTGCGTACGTCGTTCCGGCCGCGGGACCAGGCACGCGCGGTGGGCGCCTGGTCGGGGCTCGGCGGGGTGGCGGGGGCGGTCGGGCCGTTTTTGGGCGGCTGGCTGATCGACGGTCCCGGCTGGCGGTGGATCTTCCTGATCAATGTGCCGCTGGCGGCGCTCGTCCTCTTCGCGGTGCGTCACGTGCCGGAGAGCAGGGCCGAAGGCGCCGCGGACAAGCCGTTCGACGTGACGGGGGCGTGCCTTGCGGCACTGTTTCTCGCGGGCATCAGCTTCTCGCTGATCGGCGCCGCGGGCGACTCCTCGAAGGCGGCGGCGTTCCTGCCGGGGCTCGGCGGAATCGCGGCGGGTGTCGCCTTCGTCGTGGTGGAGCACCGGCGCCGCGACCCGATGCTGCCGCTCTCCCTCTTCCGCTCCCGCCTGTTCAGCGCGGCCAACGTCATGACGCTGTGCCTGTACGCGGCCATCGGCGGGCTGCTGTTCATGCTGCCGGTGCAGCTGCAGACGACGCTGGGCTACGACGCGCTGCAGGCGGGCACGGCGACGCTGCCGATCACGGTCCTGATGCTGCTGCTCTCGGCCGCGGCCGGGGATCTGTCGCGGCGGGTCGGCCCCACGTTGCCGTTGGTCGCGGGCCCGCTGATCGCGGCCGCCGGTGCGCTCCTGATGCTGCGGATCGAGCCCGGCGCCGCGTACGTCACGGAGGTCCTGCCCGCGGTCGTGGTCCTTGGCCTCGGGATGAGCGTGTTCGTGGCTCCGCTGACGGCGACCGTCCTCGCCTCGGTCGACGCGGGGCGCGCGGGTCTGGCGAGCGGCGTCAACAACAGCGCGGCGCGGGTGGCGCAGATGCTCGTCGTCGCCGCACTGCCGCTGGCGGTGGGCCTGTCCGGCACGGCGTACGCGAACGCGGACGCGCTGAACTCGGCATTCGGCAAGTCGGCCGTGGGCTGCGCGGGCCTGTTCGCCCTCGCGGCGGCAGCGGCGGCGGTCTTCATCCGCCCGCGGCCCGCCTCCTGGCACGAGGACACGGGGAACACGCCACGCTGCAAGTCCCACCTGGGCGTCGAAGCACCGCCGTTGGAGCCGGG
This region includes:
- a CDS encoding MFS transporter; this translates as MATESEASAAEGAGGDVALASARGRWVLVCAVLASGMAMLDGTVVNVALPTLGRDLDTSLASLQWVVNAYMLTLSALLLLGGALGDRIGRRRTLIIGVVWFALASALCGLAQNAGMLIAARALQGIGGALLTPGSLALVRTSFRPRDQARAVGAWSGLGGVAGAVGPFLGGWLIDGPGWRWIFLINVPLAALVLFAVRHVPESRAEGAADKPFDVTGACLAALFLAGISFSLIGAAGDSSKAAAFLPGLGGIAAGVAFVVVEHRRRDPMLPLSLFRSRLFSAANVMTLCLYAAIGGLLFMLPVQLQTTLGYDALQAGTATLPITVLMLLLSAAAGDLSRRVGPTLPLVAGPLIAAAGALLMLRIEPGAAYVTEVLPAVVVLGLGMSVFVAPLTATVLASVDAGRAGLASGVNNSAARVAQMLVVAALPLAVGLSGTAYANADALNSAFGKSAVGCAGLFALAAAAAAVFIRPRPASWHEDTGNTPRCKSHLGVEAPPLEPGKDCAG